The Yersinia intermedia genome window below encodes:
- a CDS encoding DUF2877 domain-containing protein: protein MDIYALAVSHHASLDYGRLLCVGRFNNAINFLTQNGQLLTLHRAGLGLSPMGWEIASDDFDHITDRLLLIDECQFSPIGIALGDLCIQRHNQFLNLELAIHGEIKLPLLRAVLSPLAAETGLFGQLGDLVSKPTGDEVRELEQFFYRWLRGEVVDWGKVLGKGPGLTPSNDDTLLGMLLVAHLDHRIDIAQLPPFFAHDTEIYALTTTVSASYLQYAERGIFATPLQVLAQGLLDPQHLPRAVHGLLQIGHFSGADTLLGVWLGARAITAYHCCSDI from the coding sequence ATGGATATTTACGCACTAGCCGTTAGCCACCATGCCAGCCTGGATTATGGCCGGTTACTCTGTGTTGGGCGCTTTAATAACGCGATAAATTTCCTGACACAGAACGGCCAGTTGCTGACTTTGCATCGTGCGGGGTTAGGTCTGAGCCCGATGGGGTGGGAAATCGCCAGTGATGATTTTGACCATATCACCGATAGATTGCTTCTCATTGATGAATGTCAGTTCAGTCCTATTGGGATTGCGTTAGGTGATCTATGCATACAGCGACACAACCAATTTCTCAATCTGGAATTAGCGATTCATGGTGAGATTAAACTGCCACTGCTGCGGGCGGTGTTAAGTCCGCTCGCGGCAGAGACGGGGCTGTTCGGTCAACTGGGTGATTTAGTTAGCAAGCCGACTGGTGATGAGGTTCGGGAGTTGGAGCAATTTTTCTACCGTTGGCTACGGGGGGAAGTGGTGGACTGGGGCAAAGTGCTGGGTAAAGGGCCCGGTCTGACACCGAGTAATGACGACACGCTATTGGGGATGTTACTGGTTGCTCATCTCGATCACCGGATTGATATAGCACAACTACCACCATTCTTTGCACACGATACTGAAATATATGCACTGACCACGACGGTCAGTGCAAGTTATCTGCAATATGCCGAACGCGGTATTTTCGCAACCCCGTTGCAAGTATTGGCTCAGGGATTATTGGATCCGCAGCATTTACCGCGAGCGGTGCATGGGCTGTTACAGATTGGACATTTCTCCGGGGCAGATACCTTATTGGGAGTATGGCTAGGGGCAAGGGCCATAACTGCTTACCACTGCTGTTCTGACATTTAA
- a CDS encoding fimbria/pilus outer membrane usher protein: MQGQDEQQQGRSYRLRYAKSLLSTGTAVDLAAYRYSTRHYYSFSDFNNLGYELNDSQVPWALERQRSNFQMRVSQQLGALYLSASLRFLVLLPVRCQILHFWQRSEQIHDEYFCANTLHQTKVFHRIFMAQPR, from the coding sequence TTGCAGGGGCAAGATGAACAGCAACAAGGCCGCTCTTATCGGCTGCGTTATGCCAAAAGCCTGTTGAGCACCGGCACCGCTGTGGATTTGGCGGCCTACCGGTATTCGACCCGCCACTATTATAGTTTCTCGGATTTCAACAATCTGGGGTATGAACTCAATGACAGTCAGGTGCCCTGGGCTTTAGAGCGTCAGCGTTCCAATTTTCAGATGCGCGTCAGCCAGCAACTGGGGGCTTTGTATCTGTCAGCCTCCCTCCGTTTTTTAGTGCTACTGCCCGTGCGCTGCCAAATATTGCACTTTTGGCAGCGTTCGGAACAGATACATGATGAGTATTTTTGCGCTAATACTTTGCATCAAACCAAAGTATTTCATCGGATCTTTATGGCGCAACCACGTTAA
- a CDS encoding winged helix-turn-helix domain-containing protein: MNVHHRVLQRLAHGVDRQSQAHTVRLGATEMRLLAYLLLHANGKVATYNKILTTVWVHAGLVPSYPRLCRVMQGVNSKLSQLGLSNTFIHTVRNQGCCIEGYVITPVHGDIKGPLFSVNTGRMDVEL; this comes from the coding sequence GTGAATGTTCACCACCGTGTTTTGCAGCGCCTCGCTCACGGTGTTGATCGCCAGAGCCAGGCCCACACCGTGAGGCTGGGTGCCACAGAAATGCGGTTACTGGCGTACCTGTTGCTGCATGCCAACGGCAAGGTGGCTACCTATAACAAGATACTGACCACGGTCTGGGTGCATGCCGGGCTGGTGCCGTCTTATCCGCGGCTGTGCCGGGTCATGCAAGGGGTGAATAGCAAATTGTCGCAGTTGGGGTTGTCGAACACGTTTATTCACACGGTCAGAAATCAGGGCTGCTGCATTGAAGGTTACGTTATTACCCCTGTGCACGGTGACATTAAAGGGCCGTTATTCTCGGTGAACACCGGCCGGATGGACGTTGAATTATAA
- a CDS encoding carbamate kinase codes for METLVIALGGNALLQRGAVLSAENQYKSIALIADAIGKLAKKYRIAVVHGNGPQVGLLALQNLAYRDVPPYPLDILVAESQGMIGYMLAQQLAAFHPAQPVTTLLTRIQVDGNDPAYKEPSKFIGPIYAPEQKQELEQKYGWVMKLDGSHLRRVVPSPEPKRIIDIEAIHLLLSKNHIVICNGGGGIPMVADDNGLVGSEAVIDKDLSCALLAEVLNADHLVVLTDADAIYQNWGTPQQSAIRSATTEELAPMAVADGAMGPKIMAVSRFVNRSGKVAHIGGLKDIDAVLAGTAGTLVTR; via the coding sequence ATGGAAACCTTAGTGATTGCTTTAGGCGGTAATGCCTTGTTGCAGCGTGGTGCGGTCTTATCTGCTGAGAACCAGTACAAAAGCATTGCATTAATTGCCGATGCTATTGGTAAGTTGGCAAAGAAATACCGTATTGCGGTTGTACACGGCAATGGCCCGCAGGTCGGATTGCTGGCGTTACAGAATCTAGCTTATCGCGATGTACCGCCATATCCATTGGATATTCTGGTGGCCGAAAGCCAAGGTATGATTGGTTATATGCTGGCTCAACAGTTGGCTGCGTTTCATCCGGCCCAGCCTGTAACCACCTTATTGACACGGATACAGGTGGATGGCAACGATCCGGCCTATAAAGAACCAAGTAAATTTATCGGTCCAATATACGCACCAGAGCAAAAGCAAGAGTTAGAGCAGAAATATGGCTGGGTTATGAAGTTAGACGGTAGCCATTTGCGTCGCGTAGTACCGTCACCAGAGCCGAAAAGAATTATCGATATTGAAGCTATCCATCTTTTGTTGAGTAAAAATCATATCGTCATTTGTAACGGAGGGGGCGGTATCCCTATGGTGGCTGATGATAATGGGCTGGTAGGCAGTGAGGCTGTAATAGATAAAGATTTATCATGTGCGCTATTAGCGGAAGTGTTAAATGCTGATCATCTGGTTGTCCTCACTGATGCAGATGCGATTTATCAAAATTGGGGAACACCACAACAAAGTGCGATTCGCTCTGCAACAACGGAAGAACTGGCACCGATGGCCGTGGCAGACGGTGCTATGGGACCTAAAATCATGGCGGTCAGTCGCTTTGTCAACCGTTCTGGTAAAGTGGCCCATATTGGCGGATTAAAAGATATTGATGCAGTACTTGCCGGGACGGCGGGAACGTTAGTTACACGGTAG
- a CDS encoding SinI family autotransporter-associated protein, whose product MTINKGKRQQWNVAVLALGMIGSVFTPVWAGSTPTTSPVWGSAPVLSAISNGQPHSVDFSGTFATPGELSTGDTIVMTYHYTNAEGDADDSLSTVAWYYTRNGVDVPITTMTNVAADNNGTGTSTIVLPASALGASAIKVEFWEQSKTGIPLRGPQSILVLDTSLTGAGGGGGTVTPPGPVISGTGISSGIFLASDNPAAGSGAIDYSRSTTAHPKVGATYVFRAWDDTNGNGVWDAGEADLTATVSHMQWQLDGSNATAAGESTPVTLSGHAIAGATTDTYTVPVNSASSSGATPGDQGFSLKVEFN is encoded by the coding sequence ATGACAATAAATAAGGGAAAACGCCAGCAGTGGAACGTGGCCGTTCTGGCGCTGGGGATGATAGGCAGTGTATTCACTCCGGTTTGGGCGGGCAGCACGCCGACCACGTCACCTGTCTGGGGGAGTGCGCCGGTATTGAGTGCGATATCCAACGGCCAGCCCCACTCGGTGGATTTCAGCGGGACTTTTGCTACTCCCGGCGAGTTGTCTACCGGAGACACGATAGTGATGACCTATCACTACACCAATGCGGAGGGGGATGCGGATGATTCGCTGTCTACGGTGGCCTGGTACTACACCCGTAATGGCGTGGATGTGCCGATAACGACGATGACCAATGTGGCGGCTGACAACAACGGTACAGGCACCTCGACCATTGTTCTCCCGGCCAGTGCATTGGGCGCCTCGGCCATCAAGGTGGAGTTCTGGGAGCAATCCAAAACGGGTATTCCGCTGCGGGGGCCACAATCGATTCTGGTGCTGGATACCAGCCTGACAGGGGCGGGCGGCGGCGGCGGTACGGTGACGCCGCCCGGTCCGGTCATCTCAGGTACCGGTATCAGTAGCGGGATATTCCTGGCCTCAGACAATCCGGCTGCCGGCAGTGGGGCAATTGATTACTCGCGGTCAACTACCGCCCATCCGAAGGTGGGAGCGACTTATGTCTTCCGGGCTTGGGATGACACCAACGGTAACGGGGTCTGGGATGCGGGCGAGGCTGATCTGACGGCGACCGTGAGCCATATGCAATGGCAACTGGACGGCAGTAATGCTACGGCCGCAGGGGAAAGTACGCCGGTCACGTTATCGGGCCATGCGATAGCGGGGGCCACTACCGACACTTACACCGTGCCGGTGAACAGCGCGTCAAGCTCAGGTGCTACACCCGGAGATCAAGGCTTCAGTCTGAAAGTGGAGTTCAACTGA
- the fdrA gene encoding acyl-CoA synthetase FdrA → MVHAFIKKGSFQDSVSLMLISRKLSESPGVDEISVMMGTPANKSLLEVTGFWHPQFGEATPNDICVAIKADSADPAITTEISELLEAALKTIALGHHSGKKLHKARSWRTAQAKLPDANLVLISIAGEYAAALADDALDAGCNVMMFSDNVSVEQELALKTKASHNGLIVMGPDCGTANIAGAPLAFANKVPKGVIGIIGASGTGIQELTSQITLAGQGISHAFGLGGRDLTAEIGGISALTALRILGADPNSLVLAFVSKPPAPQVRQRVIAEMKLLAKPVVALFLGTKAPVSRDGNIYFADTLDEAARLAAMLGYVQQMAALQPSVCGGSIVGLYAGGTLAAECAMLLAERLGVTLDNHHPNGLMLAIDGHKIIDMGDDFYTQGKPHPMIDPTTRNQEIARLADQPQVSVLLLDVVIGFGAQEDPALSLVQEVKRLREKRGDAHPLAVIATVTGTEQDPQQRSKQIETLVAADIAVMPTLPAAVMLAYQLVTPQPMLEVLPEPALLAGVSVINAGLRSFADDLQTNEIPVVHYQWGPVAGGNQKLANILKKLK, encoded by the coding sequence ATGGTTCATGCATTTATTAAAAAAGGAAGTTTTCAGGATTCTGTCAGCCTGATGCTTATTTCCCGCAAGCTCAGTGAGTCACCTGGCGTAGATGAAATCTCTGTCATGATGGGTACTCCTGCCAACAAATCGTTACTGGAGGTCACCGGATTTTGGCACCCACAATTTGGAGAGGCAACGCCTAACGATATCTGTGTTGCTATTAAGGCTGATTCTGCCGATCCAGCGATCACCACAGAAATCAGTGAATTATTGGAGGCGGCGCTAAAAACTATCGCCTTGGGACATCATAGCGGCAAAAAATTGCATAAGGCGCGTAGTTGGCGTACTGCGCAAGCAAAACTGCCAGATGCGAACCTGGTACTGATTTCTATTGCGGGTGAATACGCCGCAGCGCTAGCGGATGATGCATTAGATGCTGGTTGCAATGTGATGATGTTTTCAGACAACGTCAGTGTAGAGCAAGAGTTGGCTCTGAAAACCAAGGCCAGCCATAACGGATTAATTGTTATGGGGCCAGATTGTGGTACTGCCAATATTGCGGGTGCCCCTTTGGCGTTTGCCAACAAGGTACCGAAGGGTGTTATCGGCATTATTGGGGCTTCGGGGACGGGCATTCAGGAGCTGACATCGCAAATTACACTTGCGGGTCAGGGGATTTCTCATGCCTTTGGTTTAGGGGGGCGTGATCTCACCGCAGAAATTGGCGGCATCAGTGCACTGACAGCGTTGCGAATACTGGGGGCGGATCCCAATAGCCTGGTATTAGCTTTTGTCTCTAAACCACCTGCACCACAAGTACGCCAGCGGGTAATTGCTGAAATGAAACTCCTCGCAAAACCGGTCGTGGCGTTATTCCTTGGAACAAAAGCGCCAGTCAGCCGGGACGGAAATATCTATTTCGCCGACACCCTTGATGAAGCGGCGCGCTTGGCTGCCATGCTGGGGTATGTGCAGCAGATGGCAGCTCTACAACCCTCGGTCTGTGGTGGCAGTATTGTTGGCTTATATGCCGGTGGCACGCTTGCAGCAGAGTGCGCGATGTTGCTCGCCGAACGACTGGGAGTCACGCTGGATAACCATCACCCTAATGGCCTGATGTTGGCTATCGATGGTCATAAAATCATTGATATGGGCGACGATTTCTACACCCAAGGCAAACCGCACCCAATGATCGATCCCACCACCCGTAATCAGGAAATTGCCCGTTTGGCGGATCAACCGCAGGTCAGCGTACTGCTGCTTGACGTGGTGATTGGTTTTGGCGCGCAAGAAGATCCCGCCTTGTCACTGGTTCAGGAAGTTAAGCGGCTCCGGGAAAAACGTGGTGATGCGCATCCATTGGCTGTGATTGCAACTGTTACTGGTACTGAACAGGACCCACAACAACGTTCTAAGCAGATCGAAACGCTGGTTGCTGCTGACATTGCCGTAATGCCAACACTGCCCGCCGCCGTGATGTTGGCGTACCAATTGGTTACACCTCAACCGATGTTGGAAGTGTTGCCGGAGCCTGCGTTGCTTGCCGGCGTCTCGGTAATTAACGCGGGTTTGCGCAGCTTTGCCGATGATTTGCAAACCAACGAGATTCCAGTCGTGCATTACCAGTGGGGGCCGGTTGCGGGTGGTAATCAGAAATTGGCTAACATACTGAAAAAATTAAAATAA
- a CDS encoding DUF1116 domain-containing protein: MYTTIEQANAAVIARIREARPHWQSVELAKDLIPQLAQGRKLLHAGPPVTWQEMSGPVRGACIGACLFEQWAQNEEQALALLENNEIEFIPCHNVSAVGPMGGITSATMPMVVVNNKVHGNYAYCNLNEGIGKVMRFGAYGADVQERLRWMRDSLAPVLKEVLAGVDGGIDLTAIMAQAISMGDEFHQRNIAASALLMRLLAPKISLLNHDKAELTKVLQFLSITDQFFLNLAMAYCKAAMDAGAEIQQGTIVTVMTRNGSNFGVKISGMGDQWFTAPVNTPEGLFFSGFSQADANPDIGDSAITETFGIGGAAMVAAPGVTRFVGAQGGMSAATDISEEMAEIYLERNMMLQIPTWDFQGACIGLDARRVVETGITPLINTGIAHREAGVGQIGAGTVRAPLGCFEKAITALAAKLGLSD; the protein is encoded by the coding sequence ATGTACACAACAATTGAGCAAGCCAACGCAGCGGTTATCGCTAGGATCCGTGAAGCACGTCCACATTGGCAAAGTGTTGAACTCGCTAAAGATTTGATCCCGCAACTGGCGCAAGGCCGCAAACTGTTGCACGCCGGCCCACCGGTAACCTGGCAAGAAATGAGTGGGCCTGTTCGCGGTGCATGCATTGGCGCTTGTCTATTTGAACAGTGGGCACAGAACGAAGAGCAAGCCTTAGCGTTGCTGGAAAATAATGAAATTGAATTTATCCCTTGTCATAACGTCAGTGCGGTAGGCCCGATGGGTGGCATTACCTCAGCCACCATGCCAATGGTGGTGGTCAATAATAAGGTGCATGGCAACTATGCCTACTGCAACTTGAATGAGGGTATCGGTAAGGTTATGCGTTTTGGCGCATATGGTGCGGATGTGCAGGAACGTTTGCGTTGGATGCGGGATTCATTGGCACCGGTACTGAAAGAGGTATTAGCAGGTGTTGATGGGGGGATAGATCTTACCGCCATCATGGCGCAGGCCATCAGCATGGGTGATGAATTCCACCAACGTAATATTGCCGCTTCAGCATTACTGATGCGGCTGCTGGCACCAAAAATTAGTTTACTCAACCACGACAAAGCTGAGTTAACCAAGGTGCTGCAATTCCTCAGTATCACGGATCAGTTCTTCCTCAACCTGGCAATGGCCTATTGTAAAGCCGCCATGGATGCCGGGGCTGAAATTCAACAAGGAACCATCGTAACGGTGATGACCCGCAATGGCAGTAACTTTGGGGTGAAAATCAGCGGGATGGGCGATCAATGGTTTACGGCGCCAGTAAATACCCCTGAAGGCTTATTCTTCTCTGGCTTTAGTCAGGCGGATGCTAACCCAGATATTGGGGATAGTGCGATCACTGAAACCTTTGGCATAGGTGGCGCTGCAATGGTGGCAGCACCTGGTGTCACGCGCTTTGTCGGCGCGCAAGGGGGGATGAGTGCAGCAACGGATATCTCTGAGGAAATGGCGGAAATCTATTTAGAACGCAACATGATGTTGCAGATCCCAACCTGGGATTTCCAGGGGGCTTGTATTGGGTTGGATGCTCGCCGGGTTGTCGAAACAGGTATTACCCCCTTAATCAATACCGGCATAGCTCACCGTGAAGCCGGGGTGGGGCAGATTGGTGCGGGAACTGTTCGTGCTCCTTTGGGGTGCTTTGAGAAGGCGATTACAGCATTAGCAGCCAAGCTGGGTCTCAGTGATTAA
- a CDS encoding SinI family autotransporter-associated protein, with translation MMQENKKFTLKKLALALTVAGLTMTSAYAIMTPGTGTIQGMPPILKSVVGGTAHSVKLSAAQAVAGKLSTGDTITMSYIYTDDDGDGDASNSHVTWSYFKGTAWTDISSVNTPAATVGGTGTSVMVMPSTAVGATKIRVVVQEYSASGDPMPGQTITIGDISETSPENPNPTDPGPVIPGNNVVPAIYLASDTGFTTNLIGSTTKLNVGATYVFKLWSSDDTATRTDLTPDVNYNWRLVGASADTVPVPAPANGFVTSVKDANFTVPVNTAPNGTPLTGAASGAQGYNLAVDYVNKQP, from the coding sequence ATGATGCAAGAAAACAAAAAATTCACGCTAAAAAAACTGGCGCTGGCACTTACCGTCGCTGGTTTAACGATGACCAGCGCCTACGCCATCATGACGCCGGGCACCGGGACTATCCAGGGCATGCCACCGATACTGAAATCCGTGGTCGGGGGCACCGCTCACTCGGTCAAGTTGTCGGCTGCGCAAGCGGTGGCGGGCAAACTGTCTACGGGCGATACCATCACCATGAGCTACATCTATACCGATGATGATGGCGATGGTGATGCATCTAACTCCCACGTCACCTGGTCTTACTTTAAAGGGACTGCCTGGACCGATATTTCATCCGTGAACACCCCAGCCGCGACGGTGGGCGGTACCGGGACCAGTGTCATGGTTATGCCGTCCACCGCAGTGGGTGCGACAAAAATCCGGGTGGTTGTGCAGGAATACTCGGCCTCTGGTGACCCGATGCCAGGGCAAACTATTACTATTGGTGATATCTCCGAGACCAGCCCAGAGAACCCGAACCCGACGGATCCAGGTCCGGTCATTCCGGGTAATAACGTGGTTCCAGCCATTTACCTGGCCAGTGATACGGGCTTCACCACTAACCTTATCGGTTCTACGACCAAACTGAATGTGGGTGCCACCTACGTGTTTAAACTGTGGAGCAGTGATGATACCGCGACACGTACTGACTTGACCCCTGACGTGAACTACAACTGGAGACTGGTTGGCGCCAGTGCTGACACGGTTCCAGTTCCTGCACCAGCCAATGGTTTTGTTACTTCAGTGAAAGATGCCAACTTCACCGTTCCGGTGAACACGGCCCCGAACGGGACACCACTGACCGGCGCGGCATCTGGTGCGCAGGGTTACAACCTGGCAGTGGATTACGTCAACAAGCAGCCATAA
- a CDS encoding inverse autotransporter beta domain-containing protein: MKEPVRLSIIASSLMGGIIAFGLTPEIGYAKSSDTRLYKVDSRTSLYQIALQNGLNLRELRKLNNGNLDTRDELNAGESLLLPANSPLFPPEPLGVRVIISDLPEMGMGNAPVPMTEENEQKIAAVAQAVGSQNWNTMTGDQMKNQATQWAMGQAKAQAVDPLRQQAQDLLGKFGKAQVNLAVDDKGSLSKSSFSLFSPWYENDAMVAFSQVGIHGQDGRMIGNLGAGVRFDQGDWLLGANTFFDQDISRNHSRLGLGLEWWADNLKLATNYYHPLSGWKDSKDFDDYLERPARGFDVRAQGYLPAYQQLGASVVYEQYYGDEVALFGKDNLQKDPSAVTVGVDYTPFPLATLKLIHKRGQQGKNNTEVGLRVSYQIGTPLDKQLDPANVAAMRSLKGSRYDLVDRNNDIVLEYKEKASLALDLAAVPMTLLEGDIYLMQPLVRSKYKIVGVTWNGDTVPLSLLATAGATNPQGWQITLPAWDSAPGATNLYTLSISIVDEQGRQATSNPVDIKVGQQRSGRLMLESAADVPASGRDSDAIKVAGYLVNPADIGVTDSRLVPHWLLTDKATGAAVPLVTGSACPLDASGNPEPCIRLKNTQVEVRDGVNYYVLELVSTVMGTFSLQADFNHYGRSNVQIVTFSNPGGRDNVARAEIVDSAGTDVLVSGNHPQVGVTYTVKLYNAANVDITSTLPADSLHWALDGANTAGCAITLNNFDTGATGYSFTPRPNGSSNSGVACGDQGFGLKVNY; the protein is encoded by the coding sequence ATGAAAGAACCTGTCAGACTATCCATTATCGCCTCATCACTTATGGGGGGGATTATTGCCTTCGGATTGACCCCAGAAATAGGGTATGCGAAGTCCTCAGACACGCGTCTTTATAAGGTGGACAGTCGTACCAGTCTTTATCAGATCGCGCTACAAAACGGTCTGAACTTACGTGAACTGCGCAAGCTCAATAACGGAAATCTGGACACGCGTGATGAGCTGAATGCCGGTGAAAGTCTGTTGCTGCCTGCCAATTCGCCGCTGTTCCCGCCTGAGCCACTCGGCGTCAGAGTCATTATCAGTGATTTGCCAGAGATGGGGATGGGTAATGCCCCAGTACCAATGACAGAAGAAAATGAACAGAAAATAGCCGCAGTGGCGCAGGCAGTTGGGTCCCAGAACTGGAACACGATGACCGGTGACCAGATGAAAAATCAGGCTACCCAGTGGGCGATGGGCCAGGCGAAGGCGCAGGCGGTTGATCCACTCCGGCAACAGGCACAAGACCTGCTCGGCAAATTTGGCAAGGCACAGGTTAATTTAGCCGTGGACGACAAGGGTAGCCTTAGCAAGAGCTCTTTTTCACTGTTCTCGCCTTGGTATGAGAATGACGCCATGGTGGCCTTTTCCCAAGTGGGTATTCATGGTCAGGATGGCCGGATGATCGGCAATCTCGGTGCCGGGGTGCGTTTTGATCAGGGTGATTGGCTGTTGGGTGCTAACACCTTCTTCGATCAGGATATCAGTCGCAATCACAGCCGATTGGGGCTGGGCCTTGAATGGTGGGCTGATAACCTCAAGCTGGCAACCAACTACTATCATCCGTTGTCTGGCTGGAAAGACTCCAAAGACTTTGATGATTATCTGGAACGCCCGGCACGTGGCTTTGATGTGCGCGCTCAGGGCTATCTGCCTGCCTATCAACAGTTAGGTGCCTCCGTGGTTTATGAGCAGTACTACGGTGATGAAGTGGCACTGTTCGGTAAGGACAATCTGCAAAAAGACCCGAGCGCGGTGACCGTGGGGGTGGATTACACTCCGTTCCCGCTGGCCACTTTGAAGCTTATTCATAAGCGGGGACAGCAGGGGAAAAACAATACCGAGGTGGGTTTACGCGTCAGTTACCAGATTGGCACTCCACTGGATAAACAACTGGATCCGGCCAATGTGGCGGCGATGCGCAGCCTGAAGGGCAGCCGGTATGACCTTGTTGACCGTAATAACGATATCGTACTGGAATATAAAGAGAAAGCCTCGTTAGCACTGGATCTGGCTGCGGTGCCAATGACGTTACTGGAGGGTGACATCTACCTGATGCAACCGCTGGTGCGTAGCAAATATAAAATCGTTGGTGTGACCTGGAACGGTGACACGGTGCCGTTGAGTCTGCTGGCCACCGCCGGAGCCACTAACCCACAAGGCTGGCAAATTACCCTACCGGCCTGGGACTCGGCACCCGGAGCCACCAACCTGTATACCCTGTCCATCAGTATTGTGGATGAGCAAGGCCGACAGGCTACCTCTAATCCTGTTGACATTAAGGTAGGTCAGCAACGATCCGGGCGGCTGATGCTGGAAAGTGCGGCTGATGTTCCTGCCTCGGGGCGGGACAGCGATGCGATTAAGGTCGCCGGTTATCTGGTTAATCCGGCAGATATCGGAGTAACGGATAGCCGGCTGGTACCCCATTGGCTGCTGACAGACAAAGCGACCGGTGCCGCTGTACCTCTGGTGACGGGCAGTGCCTGTCCGCTCGATGCTTCCGGTAATCCAGAACCCTGTATTCGCCTCAAGAACACGCAAGTTGAGGTGCGTGATGGCGTCAACTATTACGTACTGGAATTGGTCAGTACCGTAATGGGAACGTTCTCATTACAGGCCGATTTTAATCACTATGGTCGCAGCAATGTTCAGATTGTGACCTTCAGTAATCCAGGGGGGCGCGACAATGTGGCGCGGGCGGAGATTGTCGACTCGGCGGGCACGGATGTGCTGGTCAGTGGTAATCACCCTCAGGTCGGGGTGACCTATACCGTGAAACTGTACAACGCGGCGAATGTGGATATCACCTCGACGCTGCCAGCCGACAGCTTGCACTGGGCACTGGATGGGGCCAATACGGCGGGGTGCGCCATCACCCTGAACAATTTTGATACCGGGGCCACGGGATACAGTTTTACACCGCGCCCTAACGGCAGCAGTAACAGCGGTGTGGCCTGTGGTGATCAGGGCTTTGGGTTGAAAGTGAACTACTAA